In bacterium, the following are encoded in one genomic region:
- the ubiE gene encoding bifunctional demethylmenaquinone methyltransferase/2-methoxy-6-polyprenyl-1,4-benzoquinol methylase UbiE: MTSGAIGGPEPRFGDGPAGERIGRGQGSEREKARYVRRMFGAIAPRYDLINTLISGGLHLRWKRATASMVQLSPGGRALDVCCGTGDLAFLLAQHVGPHGCVLGVDISKEMLAVARRKAGTATLGSRVEFALGDAEALGLSDRTFDGATVGFGIRNTVHPEMALRELYRVLRPGGRLAILEFSTPRNTVFRRLYGWYSFTVVPWVGRIASRHDDAYLYLPTSVRTWPDQEAFAAMMARAGFEQVRYYNLLTGVTAIHVGVRSGKVR; the protein is encoded by the coding sequence ATGACTAGCGGGGCGATTGGCGGTCCAGAGCCCCGGTTCGGGGACGGGCCGGCCGGGGAGCGCATCGGCCGCGGTCAGGGCTCTGAGCGGGAGAAGGCCAGATACGTCCGCCGGATGTTCGGCGCGATTGCGCCTCGCTACGATCTGATTAATACGCTGATTAGCGGAGGTCTCCACCTCCGGTGGAAGCGGGCGACAGCCTCCATGGTGCAGTTGTCCCCCGGCGGTCGTGCGCTCGACGTGTGTTGTGGGACCGGCGATCTGGCATTTCTCCTGGCCCAGCACGTCGGTCCTCACGGATGCGTGCTTGGGGTAGACATCAGTAAAGAGATGCTGGCCGTGGCGCGACGGAAGGCGGGGACAGCAACGCTCGGGAGTCGAGTGGAGTTTGCCCTGGGCGACGCCGAGGCGCTCGGGCTTTCGGATCGCACATTCGATGGGGCCACCGTTGGATTCGGGATCCGAAACACAGTGCATCCTGAGATGGCGCTCCGCGAGCTGTACCGCGTGCTGCGCCCCGGCGGGCGCCTCGCCATCCTGGAATTCAGCACCCCTCGGAACACCGTGTTTCGGCGGTTGTACGGTTGGTACTCGTTCACCGTGGTGCCCTGGGTGGGGCGCATAGCGTCGCGGCACGACGATGCGTATCTTTACCTGCCGACCTCCGTCCGGACGTGGCCCGACCAGGAGGCATTCGCCGCCATGATGGCCCGCGCGGGGTTTGAGCAGGTGCGCTACTATAACCTGCTGACGGGCGTGACGGCGATTCATGTCGGTGTCCGGTCCGGCAAGGTCCGGTAG